A genomic region of Equus quagga isolate Etosha38 unplaced genomic scaffold, UCLA_HA_Equagga_1.0 599_RagTag, whole genome shotgun sequence contains the following coding sequences:
- the LOC124233996 gene encoding olfactory receptor 8K3-like encodes MEKHNLSVLNEFILMGITDRPELQAPLFVLFLMIYVISLVGNLGMVILTKMDSRLQTPMYFFLRHLAFTDLGYSTTVGPKMLVNFVVDQNTISYYCCATQLVFFLFFIISELFILSAMSCDRYVAICNPLLYTVIMPQRVCQVLVAIPYLYSTFISLLITTNIFNLSFCGYNIIHHFYCDDLPLLSLLCSNTHEIELIILIFSAFNLILSLLIVFLSYLLILVAILRMNSAEGRCKAFSTCGSHLTVVTVFYGTLIFMYVKPKSSHSFDTEKVVSIFYTLVIPMLNPLI; translated from the coding sequence ATGGAAAAACACAATCTATCAGTGCTGAATGAATTCATTCTTATGGGAATTACAGACCGTCCTGAGCTGCAGGCTCCATTATTTGTGCTCTTTCTCATGATCTACGTGATCTCACTGGTGGGCAACTTGGGCATGGTCATCCTCACCAAGATGGACTCCAGGCTACaaacacccatgtacttctttctCAGACACCTGGCTTTTACTGATCTTGGTTATTCAACAACTGTGGGACCCAAAATGTTAGTAAACTTTGTTGTGGATCAAAACACAATCTCCTATTATTGTTGTGCAACACAactggttttcttccttttctttattattagtGAACTTTTTATTCTGTCAGCAATGTCCTGTGACCgttatgtggccatctgtaatcCTCTGCTCTACACTGTCATCATGCCACAAAGGGTATGTCAGGTGCTGGTGGCAATCCCATATCTCTACagcacatttatttctcttctaatcaccacaaacatttttaatttatccttctGTGGCTACAATATCATCCATCATTTCTACTGTGATGACCTGCCTTTGTTATCTTTGCTCTGCTCGAACACACATGAAATTGAATTAATTATTCTGATTTTCTCagcttttaatttgattttatctCTTCTGATAGTTTTTTTGTCTTACCTGCTCATCCTTGTAGCTATTCTCAGGATGAACTCTGCTGAGGGTAGATGCAAGGCCTTTTCTACCTGTGGATCCCACCTGACAGTGGTCACAGTGTTCTATGGGACACTGATATTTATGTATGTGAAACCCAAGTCTAGTCATTCATTTGATACTGAGAAGGTGGTTTCCATATTTTACACCCTGGTTATCCCCATGTTGAATCCCTTGATCTAA